The region TCGAGCGCGGGCCGCTCGCGGATGCGGCGGGCGGGGTGCGTCCAGTCCGTCGTGGTGTCGTAGATCGGCAGCACGTTCAGGGGGGAGCCGACGTCGCACGTGACGTCGCACAGCGTGCGCAGCCGGCGGCCGGGCTCGTCGAGGTCCCTGTCCGTGAGGAAGGGCGGGATCGGCCGGGTGGTGAGCACGGTGTTGACCATCAACTCGTGTGCCAGCAGCGCCGGTCGGTCCAGCTCACGGGTCTCGTCGAGGTCCCAGCAGGTGGGCTCGACCCCGGCCACACCCAGCGCCACGCGGGCGCCCCGGCCGCTGCGGCCGAGCGCGCCGATGACGAGGGCTCGCAACTCCCCCTTCTCTGACGCCAGTTCGGCATCGAGCTCCTCCTTCGACATGGGCCGCAAAGGGGCCTTGAGGCTGCCCCGGTGGTGCAACACCGCCAGGGCGGCGCCCAGGTATCCGGCCCAGTAGCCGAACGCGGCGAGCCTGCGCCCGTCGTCGTGCACCAGGTACTCGATGTCCAGCAGGGCTCCGCCCCCGGCGATGAACCTGTGGAGCAGAGCGGCTGCCCCGGGCTGCCGCTTGTAGGCATGCCCGAAGAAGACATGGCGGTGTGTCAGTTCGGCTGGCCCGTCCGGGAGTTCCTTCAGTCCCACGACTACGGCGTCCGGCGGCGCCGACACCCAGGAGCCCGCCTTCGCGACCCGGCACCCGGCGTTCTCGTACGCCTCGATGGGGAAGACCCGCTGGGGCGACTCCTCGACCGTGAGCGTCACGCCGCTCTCGACGAGCCGTCGGGCGTCCGAGGGCACGATCGGGGTACGCCGTTCGGTCGTACGGATCTCGTGGCGCAGCCACAAGTGGAGCTCGGTCATACGAGGTTGACCTCCGGGCGCGGGGCGTCGGCGGTGAAACGCTCGACGCTCAGGGGGCTGATGTCGACGAAGGGTACGCGGCCCAGGTACAGATCACGGATCACCTCGCCGACCGCCGGCCCCTGGAGGAAGCCGTGGCCCGAGAACCCGGTCGCGTACAGGAAACGTGAGCACGAAGGCGCCTCGCCGATCAGGGCGTTGTGGTCCGGGGTGATCTCGTACAGGCCCGCCCAGCCGCCCGTCCGGCGCAGGTCGAGCAGGGCCGGGGCGCGGCGCTCCATCGCCTCGGACAGGCGGGGGATCCAGCGGTCGTGGGTGGTGGTGGCGAAGCCGGGGACCTCGTCGGGGTCGGACATGCCGAGGAGGAGGCCGGGGCCCTCGCTGTGGAAGTAGAGGCTGGTGGTGAAGTCGATGGTCATGGGGAGGTCGGGCGGCAGGCCCGGGACGGCTTCGGTGACGGCGATCTGGCGGCGCAGCGGTTCCACCGGCAGGTCCACGCCCACCATCGCGCCGATCGCCCGCGACCAGGCACCGGCCGCGCAGACGACCGTGTCGGTGGCGATCCGCCCCTGGCTGGTGACGACCGCGGTGATCTCGTCGCCGCGGGTCTCGATGCCGGTGACCTCGCGGTGCCGCAGCAGGGTCGCGCCGTGCCGGCGGGCCCCGGCCGCGTAGCCCTGGACGACGGACTCGGGCGTGCAGTGCCCGTCGTCCGGGGAGAAGGCCGCCGCCCGCAGCCCGTCGGTGGTGATCAGCGGGGAGAGCCGCCGCGCCTCGGCCGGGTCGATCAGGCGGCTGGGCACCCCGAGCGCGTTCTGCAGCCGTACGCCGTCCTCGAAGGCGGCGACCTCCTCGGGCGTGGAGAGCAGGAACAGATAGCCGACCTGGTGCAGCCCGATGTCCTGGCCCAGCTCCTCACCGAAACGGACGAACGCCTCCAGACTCCGGGCACCCAGCTGGATGTTCAGCTCGTCGGAGAACTGCGCCCGGACCCCGCCCGCGGCCCGCGAGGTGGAACCGGAGGCGAGTTCGTCGCGCTCGACGAGCACCACGTCCGGCACGCCCGCCCTGGCCAGGTGGTAGGCGATGCTCGTGCCCATCACCCCGCCGCCGATCACGACGACCCGCGCGCTCCCGGTCATGGGCGCGTCTCCCGGGCGCGAGCGGCCTCGATCACGGCCCAGGCCGCGGCGGCGTCCTGGATGCCCAGCCCGACGCTGTTGTAGAAGACGATGTCGTCGGGGTGGGTGCGGGCCGGGTGGCGGCCGGTGAGGACGCCGCCGAGCGGGATCAGGTCGGCACGGGTGAGTACTCCGTCCCGCAGCGCGTCCACGATCGGTCCGGCGTGCTCCGCCGCCGTCTCCGGGTCGTCGACCACGACCGCCGCCGCCCGCCGTACGACCTCCGTGTCGACCTCGCTGCGGGTGGGCTCGAAGGAGCCGACGCTCACGACCGTGCACCCGGGCGCCAGCCACGCGCCCCGTACGACGGGTGTGCTGCTGAGCGTGCAGGCGGCGACCATGGGCAGGCCCGCGACGGCTTCCTCCGCCGTGTCGACGGCCTTGGTCGCGACCCCGAGTTCCGTCGCGAGGCGCCGCGCCGCCCGCGCCCGTCGGGCCGGGTCAGGGCTCCACACCCGTACGGACCTGAGGTCCCGCACCCGGGCGACGGCCCGCGCGTGGGCGAGAGCCTGGGTGCCGGAGCCGAGAAGGCCCAGCTCCGCGCTGTCGGCGGTGGCCAGCGCGTCGAGGGCGACGGCGCTCGCCGCGGCGGTGCGCAGGGTCGTGACCGCCGTACCGTCCATGACGGCGGCGAGTTGCCCGGTCACCGGATCGAGCGCGTTGATCACGGCGTGCACCGTCGGCAGCCCGGCCGCCGTGTTGGCCGGGTTGACGCTGCCGAACTTGGCGACGGCCCCGGTGTCCGCGGACAGCCGGGCGAGGTAGGCGAAGACGACACTGTCGTCGAATCGGCTGGGGTGCATGATCTTGCCGGGGAGCTCGGCGGTGCCGTCACCGAGCGCGGTGAACGCCGCGCGCTGCGAGGCGATCGCCGCATCGGTGTCCAACAGCTCCGTCACCCGGTCCCGGGAGAGGTACAGGACGTCGTCGGTCATTCCTTGTACCTTTCCCCGCACGCACCTCTCTCACCACAACCGACGCCTCCGGGTGACGTCCTCGGGCGCCCGCGCTCAGGAGGAGTGCGAGACCACCACGTCCAGGTGCGGCAGGAAGTGGTCGAGGCGCTCCCGCTTGGTGCGCAGATAGGTGATGTTCTGCGGGCACGGCGGTATGAGCAGCGGGACCTGCTCGGTGACCTTGATGCCGTTGCGCTGGAGCGACTCCCGCTTGCGCGGGTTGTTCGAGAGGAGGCGTACGGAGCGGACGCCGAGGTCGTGCAGGATGTCCGCCGCCACCCGGTAGTCACGGGCGTCGACCGGAAGGCCGAGGGCGACGTTCGCCTCGACGGTGTCGAGGCCCTCCGACTGGAGCTTCATCGCCTGCAGCTTGGCGAGCAGGCCGATGCCGCGGCCCTCGTGGCCGCGGAGGTACACGAGGACGCCACGGCCCTCCGCGACGATGGCGCGCAGCGCGGCGGCCAGCTGGTCGCCGCACTCGCAGTGGGTGGAGCCGAAGGCGTCCCCGGTGAGGCACTCCGAATGGAGCCGGGTGAGGATGCCCTCCTTCGTGGCGCCTTCCCCGCTCTTGCTGAGGTCGCCGACCTCGCCGTAAACCAGGGCCACTTGCTCCTCTCCGCGATCGTGATCCAGGAAGCCGACCGCCTGGAAGTCCCCGTACACGGTGGGCAAAGGGGCATTGACGACTCGTTCGACACCTGTGAGGCGTGCGGTCCCGGCGAGTACTCCAAAGTTATCTGTCATGATCTGGTTCCTAAGCAGAGTCGAAAGCAGAGTCGAAAGGCCGTGAAACATGAGTGGTTCGGGAACGCGCTCGGCGGTATCCGGTCTGTTGCCGGCGGACACCACGGAGGATGTGCGCGAGCGGGGGGCCGGTGTCGCCCGTGAGGTCGCCGTGCTTCCCGTCGGGAGTTTCGAACAGCACGGTGCCTATCTTCCGTTGGCGACGGACACCCTGGTCGCGTGCGCCGTCGCGGAACGGATCGCCGCCGCTCATCCGGTCCATCTCCTCCCTCCGGTGACGATCTCCTGCTCGCACGAGCACGCGGCCTGGCCGGGTACCGTCAGCATTTCCGCCGTCACGCTGCACGCGGTGGTACGGGACATAGCCGCATCGCTGCGCCATTCCGGCGTCGACACCCTGGTGCTGGTCAACGGGCACGGCGGGAATTACGTGCTGGGCAATGTGGTTCAGGAATCCGTCGGCACCGGTACGCGTATGGCGCTTTTCCCGGCCATGGAGGACTGGGAGGCGGCGCTGGAACGGGCAGGCGTGGAGACCTCGTTGCTCACCGACATGCACGCCGGTGAAATCGAGACCTCCATTCTTCTGCACACGCACCCCGAATTGGTCCGGCCCGGTTACGAGACCTCTGATTTCGTCGCGGACGACCGCCGTCATCTGCTCACCCTCGGAATGGCCGGCTATACCGAGTCCGGCGTCATCGGCCGTCCCTCGAAGGCGTCCGCCGACAAGGGGAAGGAGCTCCTGGCCGGGCTGACCGAGGCCTTCGGGGCGTACTTCTCCTTGGTGACGGCGAAGACGCTGCCCACCGCCTCCGACGCGGCCCCGGTCAAGGGGACTTCCGGAATGTGAACTTCGGCGGTCTCTGACGCTCGGCATTGATCGTGCCCTCCTGCGTTCTCCTGCCGGGGGCGCCGCAGCGCCGCGAACCACCGGACGACCAGGACCACGACGCCGGGCAGCGCGGCGGCGAAGCTGAGCACTCCGTAGATCACCGCGACGCTCAGGCCCATGCCGGCGCCCAGCCCGGCGGCGCCGAAGGCCCAGGCCATGACGCCTTCCCTGGGGCCCCAGCCACCGATGTTCAGCGGCAGGCCCATGGCGAGCAGGGCCAGCAGGGCGAGCGGCAGCAGTACCGTGGCGGAGGCGTGGGATCCGGCGACGCGGGCGGCGAGCAGGAACATCGCCAGATGTCCCGCCAGCACCACGACCGACGAGATGAGCACGCCCGGCCAGTTGCCGCGGGCGAGCAGCGCGCCGCGCGCCTCGATGAGCGCGGCGCGGACAGCTCCGTAGCGCCGGGACGAGCCGGACGAAGCTCTGCCCCTGCGAACCGCGCCCGCCGTCACGACGACCCCGCACACCGAGACGATGGCCAGGATCAGGGCGAGGTGGCGGGCGTCCGTGAGGACCGGTGACGGCAGGGTGAGCAGGACCACCGCTCCGACGGCCACCAGGACCGCCTGGCCCGCGGTCCGTTCGAGGACCACGGCGCGTACGCCGCGGCCGACGTCCCCGGTGCTCTGGCCGTGTCGTACAGCGCGGTGCACATCGCCGAGGACACCGCCGGGCAGCGCCGCGTTCAGGAACAGCGCGCGGTAGTAGTCCGCGACGGCGCCGCCCAGCGGCAGCCGGATCCGCAGCCCACGCGCCACCAGGCACCAGCGCCAGGCGCTGAACACGGTGGTCAGCAGACCGAGCCCAAGCCCTGCCAGCAGGATCGGGCCGTCGACCCGCCGCAGCCCGTCCAGGAAGACACCGGTACCGAGCCGCCAGAGCAGCACACCGAGGATGAGGACACCGGCGACGGAACCGATGTGCGTGCGCAGCGCGCCCCCCTTGCGTCGGGCGGGGGTCGCTTCGGCTTCCTGCCGGGCCGGGGTCGGGGACGTCTCGGCGTCGACGTGTACCGCGGCGGCCGCGTCCCGCCCGCCGTCGCCGGGCGGCGGTATGACGGCGAGTCTGCCGCGGTCGGCTTCCGCGGCGGGGCGGGGACGCAGGAGCTCCGTCAAGCGGCGGCCCGGCATCACGTTCGACTCGCCCTCGGTGTGCGGCTCACCCTCAGAGTGCGGCTCACCCGTCTCGCCACCGGTCGGTGCCGTGTCCGCGTGACTCACGTCGCCGCACACCGCGACCAGGTCCACGTCGGCGTGGGCCCGGACAGCG is a window of Streptomyces mirabilis DNA encoding:
- a CDS encoding ornithine cyclodeaminase family protein, coding for MTDDVLYLSRDRVTELLDTDAAIASQRAAFTALGDGTAELPGKIMHPSRFDDSVVFAYLARLSADTGAVAKFGSVNPANTAAGLPTVHAVINALDPVTGQLAAVMDGTAVTTLRTAAASAVALDALATADSAELGLLGSGTQALAHARAVARVRDLRSVRVWSPDPARRARAARRLATELGVATKAVDTAEEAVAGLPMVAACTLSSTPVVRGAWLAPGCTVVSVGSFEPTRSEVDTEVVRRAAAVVVDDPETAAEHAGPIVDALRDGVLTRADLIPLGGVLTGRHPARTHPDDIVFYNSVGLGIQDAAAAWAVIEAARARETRP
- a CDS encoding creatininase family protein, translated to MSGSGTRSAVSGLLPADTTEDVRERGAGVAREVAVLPVGSFEQHGAYLPLATDTLVACAVAERIAAAHPVHLLPPVTISCSHEHAAWPGTVSISAVTLHAVVRDIAASLRHSGVDTLVLVNGHGGNYVLGNVVQESVGTGTRMALFPAMEDWEAALERAGVETSLLTDMHAGEIETSILLHTHPELVRPGYETSDFVADDRRHLLTLGMAGYTESGVIGRPSKASADKGKELLAGLTEAFGAYFSLVTAKTLPTASDAAPVKGTSGM
- a CDS encoding NAD(P)/FAD-dependent oxidoreductase; its protein translation is MTGSARVVVIGGGVMGTSIAYHLARAGVPDVVLVERDELASGSTSRAAGGVRAQFSDELNIQLGARSLEAFVRFGEELGQDIGLHQVGYLFLLSTPEEVAAFEDGVRLQNALGVPSRLIDPAEARRLSPLITTDGLRAAAFSPDDGHCTPESVVQGYAAGARRHGATLLRHREVTGIETRGDEITAVVTSQGRIATDTVVCAAGAWSRAIGAMVGVDLPVEPLRRQIAVTEAVPGLPPDLPMTIDFTTSLYFHSEGPGLLLGMSDPDEVPGFATTTHDRWIPRLSEAMERRAPALLDLRRTGGWAGLYEITPDHNALIGEAPSCSRFLYATGFSGHGFLQGPAVGEVIRDLYLGRVPFVDISPLSVERFTADAPRPEVNLV
- the ribA gene encoding GTP cyclohydrolase II, translated to MTDNFGVLAGTARLTGVERVVNAPLPTVYGDFQAVGFLDHDRGEEQVALVYGEVGDLSKSGEGATKEGILTRLHSECLTGDAFGSTHCECGDQLAAALRAIVAEGRGVLVYLRGHEGRGIGLLAKLQAMKLQSEGLDTVEANVALGLPVDARDYRVAADILHDLGVRSVRLLSNNPRKRESLQRNGIKVTEQVPLLIPPCPQNITYLRTKRERLDHFLPHLDVVVSHSS
- a CDS encoding saccharopine dehydrogenase, producing the protein MTELHLWLRHEIRTTERRTPIVPSDARRLVESGVTLTVEESPQRVFPIEAYENAGCRVAKAGSWVSAPPDAVVVGLKELPDGPAELTHRHVFFGHAYKRQPGAAALLHRFIAGGGALLDIEYLVHDDGRRLAAFGYWAGYLGAALAVLHHRGSLKAPLRPMSKEELDAELASEKGELRALVIGALGRSGRGARVALGVAGVEPTCWDLDETRELDRPALLAHELMVNTVLTTRPIPPFLTDRDLDEPGRRLRTLCDVTCDVGSPLNVLPIYDTTTDWTHPARRIRERPALDLIAIDNLPSLLPLEASVDFSAALLPQLLEFGVGGPWGRCLDRFHEACRALEAEEAEEAGEVEEEEKTEEGESRDV